The DNA segment GCTGGGgagagcacacacaggcatCACGCTGCTCACAAGACGGACCGTGACACATTCCTGCGCGGTTGCAAGTGCGTCTACACATGTTGGTGGGGGCCAATGCTGCACAGTTCGTGCAGACAGTGCCATCCACTCAAAACCACTGGGCCACCTGCTTTTTCAGGATGCTTGCTTCCTCAAAGAACCGGGAATAGGGAGGCCGCATGACGACACGTCGACTGGAACGCGATTCCGAGGAGCATGCGAAGCGACACCGTCCACGAGAATAAGCAAGAAACCTACGGGAAAAGGAAATGAAACGACGAGAACGTCACGTGCAGGATTAGAGACTTCGGGGTACAGACCTCATGCAAACACATGTAGGGGTGCCACGAGCATACTGTACAACATTGAAGTATAAATGCCTTGTCTTCGGGCGACGACAAACCACCAGAAAATCGCGGGCCGTTTCACACGTTCATCTGCAGGACCCCGCAACTAGGGAACAAAAAAGAACAGAGACGGTTAATACACGCGAAATGCATGAAGGGCGCAATCGCGTCTTCGATATGGAAAACGAAAGAATGGGAATTTATGAAAAATCACGCCAACTGCAGACCAACACGTAGCTATCAATTTATATAAggcggggaggcggtgggcgTTGATGTTGGCCAGCATTGTCTGCGCAAGGTTCTGCGAGGCGGAACCCTGCGTGAGATCGAGCTTGCTCGTGTGGTTCCAGCTGAAGACATACTTGAACCAGGCGGCGTTCACCTCCATAAGGCCCGGATACACCGCCTTGAGATTGGTGGCGTTGTCAAGACGCCCGGCAGcctcgaaggcggcggccacgtcgTACATGTAGAGGACGCAGCTGGTGCGGGCGTTGAAGTCCGTGCACAGGCCCTCGATCCACGCGTCCTTGGCGGCGCTCTGGATGGCGTCCCAGCTGAGGTGCTCATCTATCACCGGGTTGAGGGCGGCGTACAGCGCCGGGTTGTCCAGCCAGCTACGGCCCATCACGGACGGCACCGCGTCGGTGCTGAGCAGCATGTCGGTCGTTCTGTTGCGCGAGTACACG comes from the Leishmania infantum JPCM5 genome chromosome 36 genome and includes:
- a CDS encoding putative tartrate-sensitive acid phosphatase acp-3.2; this encodes MASKLIRVLAAALLVAAAVSVDARLVVRMVQVVHRHGARSALINDNTTEICGTLYPCGELTGEGVEMVRAIGEFARSRYNDLSLVESPLFPSTQYNSSLVYTRSTHTQRTIQSATAFLRGLFQDDYFYPVVYSRNRTTDMLLSTDAVPSVMGRSWLDNPALYAALNPVIDEHLSWDAIQSAAKDAWIEGLCTDFNARTSCVLYMYDVAAAFEAAGRLDNATNLKAVYPGLMEVNAAWFKYVFSWNHTSKLDLTQGSASQNLAQTMLANINAHRLPALYKLIATCWSAVGVIFHKFPFFRFPYRRRDCALHAFRVY